A genomic region of Pseudomonas abietaniphila contains the following coding sequences:
- the nthA gene encoding nitrile hydratase subunit alpha, protein MSQLFDYEKQREAESAAKVRALEALLIEKGVIGSDSVDTVLAHFETVAGPFNGAKIVARAWVDPEYKARLLADTPKAIAELNLAQGMDGAEGEHMLAVANSPEVHNLIICTLCSCYPWPILGLPPYWYKDPVFRARGVREPRAVLREFGVPVSDDTQVKVWDSSAQIRWFVVPERPAGSEHLSEAQLAELVTPESMMGVALIELPAV, encoded by the coding sequence ATGAGCCAACTCTTCGATTATGAAAAACAACGAGAAGCCGAAAGCGCCGCCAAAGTGCGTGCGCTGGAAGCCCTGCTGATCGAAAAAGGGGTGATCGGCAGCGACTCGGTGGACACCGTGCTCGCCCATTTCGAGACCGTGGCCGGCCCTTTCAACGGCGCGAAAATCGTCGCCCGTGCCTGGGTCGACCCCGAATACAAGGCACGTCTGCTGGCCGATACGCCCAAGGCCATCGCCGAACTGAACCTGGCCCAGGGCATGGACGGTGCCGAGGGTGAGCACATGCTGGCCGTCGCCAACAGTCCGGAGGTGCACAACCTGATCATCTGCACCCTGTGCTCGTGCTACCCGTGGCCGATCCTCGGTTTGCCGCCGTATTGGTACAAGGACCCGGTGTTCCGCGCCCGAGGCGTGCGCGAACCTCGCGCGGTGTTGCGTGAATTCGGCGTACCGGTGAGTGACGACACCCAGGTCAAGGTCTGGGACAGCAGTGCGCAGATTCGCTGGTTCGTGGTGCCGGAACGCCCGGCAGGCTCCGAGCATTTGAGCGAAGCACAACTGGCCGAGCTGGTCACTCCCGAATCGATGATGGGTGTGGCGTTGATCGAACTGCCCGCTGTTTGA
- the iolG gene encoding inositol 2-dehydrogenase: MLRIAVLGAGRIANIHAANVAANPDVQLSVIADPWREGVDRLAAKLGCAAAYNCAEAIARDDVDAIVIGTPTDTHIDLMLRAVQLGKPVLCEKPIDLDFAKAAKAVEDIERLNGKVMLGFNRRFDPDTLHMRKAIANGDIGEVRQVVITSRDPGLAPVEYLKHSGGIFRDMTIHDFDTARTLLGEEPVEVFAIASRLVDPALAQIDDYDSVMVLLRTASGKQCHINCCREAVYGYDQRLEVFGAKGMILNDNHRPSTVRTYSATQTEAREPLENFFLERYADSYRNELNQFIDAVKAGEPLPTNARDGLKALHLANCAIESIKTGRAVKVEV; encoded by the coding sequence ATGCTACGCATCGCAGTCCTCGGCGCAGGCCGCATCGCCAACATTCACGCGGCCAACGTCGCGGCCAATCCGGATGTGCAACTGTCGGTGATCGCCGACCCCTGGCGCGAAGGCGTCGACAGGCTCGCGGCCAAACTGGGTTGCGCGGCCGCTTACAACTGCGCTGAGGCCATTGCGCGTGACGACGTCGATGCCATCGTCATCGGCACGCCCACCGACACTCACATCGACCTGATGCTGCGCGCCGTCCAACTGGGCAAACCGGTACTGTGCGAAAAGCCCATCGATCTGGATTTCGCCAAGGCGGCCAAAGCGGTGGAAGACATCGAGCGCCTGAACGGCAAGGTGATGCTGGGCTTCAACCGCCGTTTCGACCCGGACACCCTGCACATGCGCAAAGCGATTGCCAACGGCGACATCGGCGAGGTGCGCCAGGTGGTGATCACCAGCCGAGACCCTGGGTTGGCACCGGTGGAATACCTCAAGCATTCCGGAGGCATCTTCCGCGACATGACCATCCACGACTTCGACACCGCGCGCACGTTGCTTGGCGAGGAACCTGTTGAGGTGTTCGCCATTGCCAGCCGTCTGGTGGACCCGGCGCTGGCGCAGATCGACGACTACGACAGCGTCATGGTTCTGCTGCGCACGGCGTCCGGCAAGCAATGCCACATCAACTGTTGCCGCGAAGCGGTGTACGGCTACGACCAGCGCCTGGAGGTATTCGGCGCCAAGGGCATGATCCTCAACGACAACCACCGTCCCAGCACCGTGCGCACCTACAGCGCGACCCAGACCGAAGCCCGTGAGCCGTTGGAGAACTTCTTCCTTGAGCGCTACGCCGATTCCTATCGCAACGAGCTCAACCAGTTCATCGACGCCGTGAAGGCTGGCGAGCCGTTGCCCACCAACGCGCGGGATGGCCTGAAGGCGCTACACCTGGCCAACTGCGCGATTGAATCGATCAAAACCGGGCGGGCGGTGAAAGTCGAGGTTTGA
- a CDS encoding DUF1097 domain-containing protein, with the protein MKKQEAYTVSIGLLAVLDTYLTATVWPVPVWVTFIAWASFFIVGGGNAGFVRSVASNLTGLVISSLVLLGIATVSEAPFFIALLVGAGSALMVQASKVPLLSILPAIVWGFASTVGTTAVGGKPMTTPGLANPALIAAAALITGAVSGYASERLGDALTSKPRTQLA; encoded by the coding sequence ATGAAAAAGCAAGAAGCCTACACCGTCAGCATCGGTCTACTCGCCGTACTCGACACCTACCTGACCGCCACCGTATGGCCGGTACCCGTCTGGGTCACGTTCATTGCATGGGCGTCATTCTTCATCGTCGGCGGCGGCAATGCCGGCTTCGTGCGAAGCGTGGCGTCGAACCTCACGGGGCTTGTGATCAGCTCGCTCGTGCTGCTCGGGATCGCCACGGTCAGCGAGGCGCCGTTTTTCATCGCCCTGCTGGTGGGCGCCGGCAGCGCGTTGATGGTGCAGGCCTCGAAGGTGCCGCTGCTGAGCATCCTGCCGGCGATCGTCTGGGGGTTTGCCTCCACCGTCGGGACCACCGCCGTGGGTGGAAAACCCATGACCACGCCCGGCCTGGCCAATCCGGCGCTGATCGCCGCCGCTGCGCTGATCACCGGTGCCGTGTCCGGTTATGCCTCGGAACGCCTGGGCGATGCCCTCACCAGCAAGCCGCGCACGCAGCTGGCTTGA
- a CDS encoding CbtA family protein: MFKRILTTACYTGAIGALLLTLMQSLWITPLILQAEVYETADAAHEHVQEQQAHEHTAGAHEHEHDAEAWTPEDGWQRTLSTFGGDLVVAIGFALLLCALYNLRAPVKAWHGVLWGLAGYATFCLAPAAGLPPELPGTLAAELTSRQDWWGATALATAVGLALLVFGKHGGWRAAALLLIAAPHVIGAPQPAEHHALAPDALQAQFRVASLLVNAVFWMALGGISGWWFRRHGPEGEDLSTLASVR; the protein is encoded by the coding sequence ATGTTCAAACGCATCCTCACCACTGCCTGCTACACCGGCGCCATCGGCGCATTGCTGCTGACGCTGATGCAAAGCCTGTGGATCACGCCGTTGATTCTGCAGGCCGAAGTGTATGAAACCGCCGACGCTGCTCATGAACATGTTCAGGAGCAACAGGCTCATGAACACACAGCGGGCGCTCACGAGCACGAGCATGACGCCGAGGCCTGGACGCCGGAGGACGGCTGGCAGCGCACGTTGTCGACCTTTGGCGGCGATCTCGTCGTGGCCATCGGTTTCGCCCTGCTGCTTTGCGCGCTCTACAACCTGCGCGCCCCGGTCAAGGCCTGGCATGGTGTGCTGTGGGGCCTGGCCGGTTACGCCACGTTCTGTCTGGCCCCGGCTGCCGGTCTGCCACCGGAGTTGCCCGGGACCCTGGCCGCGGAACTGACCTCGCGACAGGACTGGTGGGGCGCCACGGCCTTGGCCACGGCGGTCGGGCTGGCTTTGCTGGTATTCGGCAAGCACGGGGGGTGGCGTGCGGCGGCATTGCTGTTGATCGCCGCGCCGCATGTCATCGGAGCACCCCAGCCGGCGGAGCACCATGCACTGGCACCGGATGCATTGCAGGCGCAGTTTCGGGTGGCGTCTTTACTGGTCAATGCAGTGTTCTGGATGGCGCTCGGTGGGATCAGCGGCTGGTGGTTCCGGCGTCATGGGCCTGAGGGCGAGGACCTCAGCACGCTGGCATCGGTGCGATAG
- a CDS encoding CobW family GTP-binding protein, producing MAIGKIPVTVISGFLGAGKTTLVNHLLSQNQQYRIGVVVNEFGEVGIDGQLIVSEQEALIEINNGCVCCTVRADLVASVKEMLDLAGHRLDRLIIETSGLADPAPVLQTFLADPDLRTQVELESVITVVDALHLTAQLKDEIVREQIAFADTLILNKSDLVSQDALASIGNQVRLINRTASVVQTHHAQVAVDALLGTRRFSLPNLLMIEPDLLEDEGHDHEHDASISSCSVVTPGALDPDRFNRWISQLVNDQGQQLMRMKGLLNFASEGRRFHFHSVHMLLEAMPGRRWEEDESRDNRFVFIGRDLDSEQLRQGFLDCLHAA from the coding sequence ATGGCGATCGGCAAAATTCCCGTAACGGTCATCTCGGGCTTTCTCGGGGCAGGCAAAACCACATTGGTCAATCACCTGCTCAGCCAGAACCAGCAGTATCGGATCGGTGTCGTGGTCAATGAATTCGGCGAAGTCGGCATCGACGGCCAGTTGATCGTTTCCGAGCAGGAAGCGCTGATCGAGATCAATAACGGCTGCGTGTGCTGCACGGTGCGCGCCGATCTGGTGGCGAGCGTCAAGGAGATGCTTGACCTCGCGGGTCATCGCCTGGACCGGCTGATCATCGAAACCTCCGGCCTGGCAGACCCGGCGCCGGTGCTACAGACCTTTCTCGCCGATCCGGACCTGCGCACGCAGGTCGAGCTGGAGTCGGTGATCACGGTGGTCGATGCCCTGCACCTGACCGCTCAGTTGAAGGATGAGATCGTCCGCGAGCAGATCGCCTTCGCCGACACCCTGATCCTCAACAAGAGCGATCTGGTCAGCCAGGACGCGCTGGCCAGCATTGGCAATCAGGTGCGCCTGATCAACCGCACCGCGAGCGTGGTGCAGACCCATCACGCGCAAGTGGCCGTCGATGCCCTGCTCGGCACCCGGCGCTTCTCCTTGCCCAACCTGCTGATGATCGAACCCGATCTCCTCGAGGACGAAGGCCACGATCACGAACACGACGCCTCGATTTCCTCGTGCTCGGTGGTCACCCCCGGCGCGCTGGACCCCGACCGTTTCAACCGCTGGATCAGCCAGTTGGTTAACGACCAAGGCCAGCAACTGATGCGCATGAAAGGCCTGCTGAATTTCGCCAGTGAAGGCCGGCGCTTTCACTTCCACAGCGTGCACATGCTGCTCGAAGCGATGCCGGGCCGACGATGGGAAGAGGATGAATCCCGCGACAACCGCTTCGTGTTCATCGGCCGCGACCTGGACAGCGAACAGCTGCGTCAGGGTTTTCTCGACTGCCTGCACGCGGCCTGA
- a CDS encoding CbtB domain-containing protein has translation MSSTVLTHSATRRRSSRLLVTFGSILMGLSLVYFAGFSHLELIHNAAHDTRHSSGFPCH, from the coding sequence ATGAGCAGCACTGTATTGACTCACTCCGCCACCCGTCGCCGCAGTTCGCGCCTGTTGGTGACCTTCGGTTCGATCCTGATGGGCCTGTCGCTGGTGTATTTCGCCGGCTTCTCACACCTGGAGCTGATCCATAACGCCGCCCACGACACCCGTCACAGCTCGGGTTTTCCTTGCCACTGA
- a CDS encoding Y-family DNA polymerase — MLWACVLLPQLALDGVMRRRANPEEPLALISGSAQRRVLQTVNAAARELGLRPGQSLTAAHAMTRAFATVEYDPDETGRWHRLLAAWAYRFSSQVSLKYPRVLLMEVESSLGLFGPWPVFEARLRQELTALGFTHRIVVAPNPVAARMLANAHDGLAVTCNDSLQQVLEQMPVNRIGLSQEVSTAFGRMGLHRLRQVSALPRDTLARRFPPQVLQHLDTLLGRRPMPLECYVPPDHFDTRIELNFDVESHQALLFPLKRMIADLALFLGGRDSGVQRFIIHLEHVPSVGSVAPDTLIPVGLLSAEREADRLFELARGRLEQVVVPSPVRALRLQAKDLPAFVPSHRELFDDRPQQNMPWEQLRERLRARLGDEAVSGLGFHADHRPECAWLPTSASKPVVAVHNVSRPGWLLREPEHLSDSSVRVLAGPERIESGWWDGGDVRRDYFLVETRTGQRGWAYRKVGDDSGLLLQGWFA; from the coding sequence ATGCTCTGGGCCTGTGTCCTGCTGCCGCAACTGGCGCTGGACGGCGTCATGCGTCGTCGCGCCAACCCTGAAGAACCGCTGGCGTTGATCAGCGGCTCGGCCCAGCGTCGTGTGTTGCAAACCGTCAATGCCGCTGCGCGCGAACTCGGATTACGCCCCGGTCAGTCACTGACCGCCGCCCATGCCATGACCCGCGCGTTTGCGACGGTCGAATACGACCCGGATGAAACAGGCCGCTGGCACCGTTTACTGGCCGCCTGGGCCTATCGGTTCAGCTCGCAGGTCAGCCTTAAGTACCCCCGCGTCCTGCTGATGGAAGTCGAGTCCAGCCTGGGTCTGTTCGGACCCTGGCCGGTGTTCGAAGCGCGTTTGCGTCAGGAGCTGACGGCATTGGGTTTTACTCATCGCATCGTCGTGGCGCCCAATCCGGTGGCGGCGCGCATGCTCGCCAATGCCCACGATGGCCTGGCGGTGACCTGCAACGACAGCCTGCAACAGGTGCTGGAACAGATGCCGGTCAATCGCATCGGCTTGTCTCAGGAAGTGTCGACAGCCTTTGGCCGCATGGGCCTGCATCGCCTGCGCCAGGTGTCGGCGTTGCCTCGCGATACCCTGGCCAGACGTTTTCCGCCCCAGGTGCTGCAGCACCTGGACACTTTGCTGGGGCGCAGGCCGATGCCCCTTGAGTGTTACGTGCCGCCCGATCATTTCGACACCCGCATCGAGCTCAATTTCGACGTGGAATCCCATCAGGCCCTGCTGTTCCCGCTCAAACGCATGATCGCCGATCTGGCGTTGTTTCTCGGCGGGCGCGACAGCGGCGTGCAGCGGTTCATCATTCATCTGGAACATGTGCCCAGTGTCGGCAGCGTGGCGCCCGATACGCTGATTCCGGTGGGTTTACTCAGTGCCGAGCGTGAAGCCGACCGGCTGTTCGAACTGGCCCGCGGGCGTCTGGAACAGGTGGTGGTGCCGTCGCCCGTGCGCGCGTTGAGGTTGCAGGCAAAGGATCTGCCGGCCTTCGTGCCTTCTCACCGCGAGCTGTTTGATGATCGCCCGCAACAGAACATGCCGTGGGAGCAGTTACGCGAACGCCTGCGTGCTCGACTGGGCGATGAAGCGGTCAGCGGCCTGGGCTTTCATGCCGACCATCGTCCCGAGTGCGCGTGGTTGCCGACGTCTGCCAGCAAGCCCGTTGTGGCGGTGCACAACGTTTCCCGTCCGGGATGGCTCCTGCGCGAGCCCGAACACCTGAGCGATTCCAGCGTCCGGGTGCTGGCCGGGCCTGAGCGCATCGAGTCGGGATGGTGGGACGGCGGCGATGTGCGTCGCGATTACTTTCTGGTCGAGACCCGTACCGGACAGCGCGGCTGGGCCTACCGCAAGGTCGGGGATGACAGCGGCCTGTTGCTGCAGGGATGGTTCGCATGA
- a CDS encoding GlxA family transcriptional regulator, which yields MRKISVGMVLFPGFQLLDIAGPKDAFAQVKVLSNGECEYEMLTVGTTRSPLLSSSGLTVIPDRTIFDPCPHFDTIIVPGGLGIFDVYADSTLCDWLKVQEKRCRRLAAICNGVFAFGAAGLIERKSVTTHWMDAAHLSELFPSAHVDPDHIHVKDGTIYTTAGVTAGIDLSLLMIEEDFGKRMAIDVAKYLVVYLRRAGGQSQFSPLLDVQGGVDSQVEAIQDYLLAHLHINHSLASLAERVHMSPRNLSRLFTKEIGTPPMAFLADARIDAVRRYLETTEQSMKEIAHRCGFENADSLRRVFVKRLAISPVEYRQRFRSGTSPVKAEHAL from the coding sequence ATGCGCAAAATCAGCGTGGGCATGGTGTTGTTCCCCGGCTTTCAACTGCTGGACATCGCCGGCCCCAAGGACGCCTTTGCCCAGGTCAAGGTCTTGAGCAATGGCGAGTGTGAATACGAGATGCTCACGGTCGGCACGACGCGCAGCCCGTTGCTGTCTTCCAGCGGTCTGACGGTGATCCCGGACCGCACCATTTTCGACCCATGCCCGCATTTCGACACCATCATCGTGCCAGGCGGGCTGGGGATTTTCGATGTCTATGCCGACTCGACCCTGTGCGACTGGCTCAAGGTTCAGGAGAAGCGCTGCCGACGCCTGGCCGCGATCTGCAACGGCGTGTTCGCCTTCGGCGCAGCGGGCCTGATCGAACGTAAATCGGTGACCACGCACTGGATGGACGCCGCGCACCTGAGCGAGTTGTTTCCTTCGGCGCATGTCGACCCCGATCACATTCATGTCAAGGACGGCACGATCTACACCACCGCAGGCGTGACGGCCGGGATCGATCTGTCGTTGTTGATGATCGAGGAAGACTTCGGCAAACGCATGGCCATCGATGTTGCCAAGTACCTGGTGGTGTACCTGCGCCGTGCGGGCGGGCAATCGCAGTTCAGCCCGTTGCTGGATGTTCAGGGCGGCGTCGATTCACAGGTTGAGGCGATTCAGGATTACCTGCTTGCGCACCTGCACATCAACCATAGCCTGGCGTCGCTGGCCGAGCGTGTGCACATGAGCCCACGCAACCTGTCGCGGCTGTTTACCAAGGAAATCGGCACCCCGCCCATGGCCTTCCTCGCCGATGCAAGGATCGACGCCGTGCGCCGTTATCTGGAAACCACCGAGCAATCGATGAAAGAAATCGCCCACCGCTGCGGCTTCGAAAATGCCGACAGCCTGCGTCGGGTGTTCGTCAAACGACTGGCCATCAGCCCGGTTGAATATCGCCAGCGGTTTCGGTCGGGGACGTCGCCGGTCAAGGCTGAGCATGCGTTGTAA
- a CDS encoding error-prone DNA polymerase, whose amino-acid sequence MSGDYAELHCLTHFSFQRGASSAKELFERAKRHGYQALAITDECTLAGIVRAWQAAQECELPLIIGSEITLENGPKMVLLVEDLAGYQALCGLITEGRRRSKKGEYRLLREDFLRPVAGLLALWVPDLDQRAEVLHEQGNWLRQTFHQNLWLSVQLHCGPDDSLRLSRLLALARSLDIPAVASGDVHMHARGRRALQDTMTAIRHHTTVAEAGHRLFPNGERHLRTRNVLAELYPADLLAETLNIARRCRFDLKQLRYEYPHELVPAQHTPASWLRQLTEDGARWRWPKGVPEVARKNIEKELKIISTMKYESYFLTVHDIVKFARDQRILCQGRGSAANSTVCFALGITELDPANVNLLFERFISEERNEPPDIDVDFEHERREEVLQYIFRRYGRGRAALTAVASTYHGAGAVRDVARVLGLPPDQINALADCFSRWSDTLPSPERLRECGFEADSPVLRRVLTLTGELIGFPRHLSQHPGGFVISEHPLETLVPVENAAMADRTIIQWDKDDLDLVGLLKVDILALGMLSALRRTFDLVELHRHQRWTIATLPSGDEPTYEMISRADTIGVFQIESRAQMSMLPRLRPKEFYDLVIEVAIVRPGPIQGDMVHPYLRRRNGEEEVTYPSEALEEVFKRTLGVPLFQEQVMQLAIVAADYSPGEADQLRRSMAAWKRHGGLEPHRIRLSERMKEKGYPDEFIHRIFEQIKGFGSYGFPESHAASFALLTYASCWLKCHEPAAFTCALINSWPMGFYSPDQLLQDARRHHIEIRPVDVRYSDWDCSLEPVDNPEYTRNLAIRMGMRMIRGFREEDARRIEQSRQQRAFKDVTDLCIRADLDNRGRASLADSGALRGLAGHRHRARWEIAGVEVQRPLFGDDCFGEEAQVALPLPSVAQDLVADYDTLGTTLGPHPLSLLRNKLAAKRFRSSKDLLTEEHGRNFSVAGLVVGRQRPGTASGVTFVTLEDEHGMINVVVWRDLAERQRKVLVGSQLMQVFGKFEYQKGVRHVIAQRLFDLTPLLTGLDVRSRDFK is encoded by the coding sequence ATGAGTGGCGACTACGCAGAGCTGCACTGCCTCACCCACTTCAGTTTTCAGCGCGGAGCCTCCAGCGCCAAGGAGCTGTTCGAGCGGGCTAAACGTCACGGCTATCAAGCCTTGGCCATCACCGATGAATGCACGCTGGCGGGTATCGTCCGCGCCTGGCAGGCCGCACAGGAGTGTGAGCTGCCGTTGATCATCGGCAGCGAGATCACCCTTGAGAACGGCCCGAAAATGGTGCTGTTGGTGGAAGACCTCGCCGGATATCAAGCCTTGTGCGGGTTGATCACCGAGGGCCGACGGCGCAGCAAGAAGGGCGAGTACCGGCTGTTGCGTGAGGATTTCCTGCGACCGGTGGCAGGGTTGCTGGCGTTATGGGTGCCGGACCTGGATCAGCGTGCCGAGGTGTTGCATGAGCAAGGCAACTGGCTGCGCCAGACCTTTCACCAAAACCTGTGGCTGAGCGTGCAGCTGCACTGCGGGCCCGATGACAGCCTGCGTCTGTCGAGGCTTCTGGCGCTGGCGCGTTCGCTCGACATCCCGGCCGTGGCCAGCGGCGATGTGCACATGCACGCCCGTGGCCGTCGCGCCTTGCAAGACACCATGACCGCGATTCGTCACCACACCACCGTGGCCGAGGCCGGCCATCGGTTGTTTCCCAACGGCGAGCGGCATCTGCGCACGCGAAATGTGCTGGCCGAGTTGTATCCCGCCGACCTGCTGGCTGAAACCCTGAACATCGCCCGGCGCTGCCGTTTTGACCTGAAACAGCTGCGCTACGAATACCCCCACGAGCTGGTGCCTGCCCAACACACACCGGCCAGTTGGCTGCGCCAGCTCACCGAAGACGGTGCACGCTGGCGCTGGCCCAAGGGCGTGCCCGAGGTGGCGCGGAAAAACATCGAGAAGGAATTGAAGATCATCTCGACGATGAAGTACGAAAGTTACTTCCTCACCGTGCACGACATCGTCAAATTCGCCCGCGATCAGAGAATTCTGTGTCAGGGCCGTGGCTCGGCGGCCAACTCGACCGTGTGTTTTGCCCTCGGGATCACCGAGCTTGACCCCGCGAACGTCAACCTGCTGTTCGAGCGTTTCATCTCCGAAGAACGTAACGAGCCGCCGGACATCGACGTCGACTTCGAGCACGAGCGCCGCGAGGAAGTCCTGCAATACATCTTTCGGCGTTATGGCCGGGGCAGGGCGGCATTGACCGCCGTGGCGAGCACTTATCACGGTGCGGGCGCGGTGCGGGACGTGGCGCGGGTGCTCGGTTTGCCGCCCGACCAGATCAACGCACTGGCGGACTGTTTCAGCCGCTGGAGCGATACCTTGCCATCACCTGAGCGTCTGCGTGAATGCGGGTTCGAGGCCGACAGTCCGGTGTTGCGCCGCGTATTGACGTTGACCGGCGAACTGATCGGTTTTCCCCGGCACCTGTCCCAGCACCCCGGCGGTTTCGTGATCTCCGAGCATCCACTGGAGACGCTGGTGCCCGTGGAAAACGCCGCCATGGCTGACCGCACCATCATTCAGTGGGACAAGGACGATCTGGATCTGGTGGGGCTGCTCAAGGTCGACATCCTGGCCCTCGGCATGCTGAGCGCACTGCGCCGGACGTTCGATCTGGTGGAGTTGCATCGGCACCAGCGCTGGACCATCGCGACGCTTCCGTCCGGGGATGAGCCGACCTACGAGATGATCAGCCGCGCCGACACCATCGGCGTGTTTCAGATTGAATCCCGGGCGCAGATGTCGATGCTGCCGCGCCTCAGGCCCAAGGAGTTTTATGATCTGGTCATTGAGGTCGCCATTGTCCGGCCGGGTCCGATTCAGGGCGACATGGTGCATCCGTATTTGAGGCGTCGAAATGGCGAGGAGGAGGTGACCTATCCCTCCGAGGCGCTTGAGGAAGTCTTCAAGCGCACGCTGGGCGTGCCGCTGTTTCAGGAACAGGTCATGCAACTGGCCATCGTTGCCGCCGACTATTCGCCCGGAGAAGCCGACCAGCTGCGCCGCTCCATGGCCGCCTGGAAACGTCATGGCGGGCTGGAGCCGCATCGGATTCGCCTCAGCGAACGAATGAAAGAGAAGGGCTATCCGGACGAGTTCATTCACCGCATCTTCGAGCAGATCAAGGGCTTCGGCAGTTACGGCTTCCCCGAGTCCCATGCCGCCAGCTTCGCCTTGCTGACCTACGCCAGCTGCTGGCTCAAATGCCACGAGCCGGCCGCATTCACTTGCGCGCTGATCAACAGCTGGCCCATGGGTTTTTACAGCCCCGACCAGTTGCTGCAGGACGCGCGTCGGCATCATATCGAGATCCGTCCGGTGGACGTGCGCTACAGCGACTGGGACTGTTCGCTTGAGCCGGTCGACAACCCTGAATACACGCGCAATCTGGCGATCCGCATGGGGATGCGCATGATTCGTGGTTTTCGCGAAGAAGACGCCCGGCGCATCGAGCAATCGCGGCAACAACGCGCGTTCAAGGACGTCACCGATCTGTGCATACGCGCCGACCTGGACAACCGCGGCCGCGCATCACTGGCCGATTCGGGGGCCTTGCGCGGGTTGGCCGGGCATCGCCATCGTGCGCGTTGGGAGATTGCCGGGGTCGAGGTGCAGCGGCCCTTGTTCGGCGATGACTGTTTCGGCGAAGAGGCGCAAGTGGCCTTGCCATTGCCCAGCGTCGCTCAGGATCTGGTGGCCGATTACGACACCCTCGGCACGACACTGGGTCCGCACCCGTTGTCTTTGCTGCGCAACAAGCTGGCGGCCAAACGCTTTCGCAGTTCAAAGGATCTGCTCACCGAAGAGCACGGGCGCAACTTCAGCGTCGCCGGGCTGGTGGTCGGTCGTCAACGGCCCGGTACGGCCAGCGGCGTGACGTTCGTCACCCTGGAAGACGAACACGGCATGATCAACGTGGTGGTCTGGCGCGACCTGGCCGAGCGTCAGCGCAAGGTGCTGGTGGGGTCGCAGTTGATGCAGGTGTTCGGCAAATTCGAATACCAGAAAGGCGTACGTCACGTGATTGCGCAACGGCTGTTCGACCTGACGCCGTTACTGACGGGACTGGATGTGCGCAGCCGTGATTTCAAGTGA
- the nthB gene encoding nitrile hydratase subunit beta — protein MKLQHYLGGLENLGPVDFEKQVFVQEWEKRIFGIHTTMMAESAHLIDALPRYPMDTLPTAFKSDWTWASLRTGAEGMQPFEYFKFRYYEKWLGGISGFFVDQGYINGDELKSRADFYRQQPDAPLPDKPSAPIREQIVRYLLEGDSGLRPYAGTALFAEGDSVTVADPVAVDHTRLPGYLRCKSGKIVEVYPGAYAYFVNTGPDGIGEPMPVYRVAFDAADIWGEEKSEPNTMIYADLFEAYLVPPK, from the coding sequence ATGAAACTACAACACTACCTCGGCGGCCTGGAAAACCTGGGCCCGGTCGATTTCGAGAAACAGGTCTTCGTGCAGGAATGGGAGAAACGCATATTCGGCATTCACACCACGATGATGGCCGAGAGCGCGCACCTGATCGACGCGCTGCCCAGGTACCCGATGGACACGCTGCCCACCGCGTTCAAAAGCGACTGGACCTGGGCCTCGTTGCGGACCGGCGCCGAAGGCATGCAACCGTTCGAGTACTTCAAGTTTCGCTACTACGAAAAGTGGCTGGGCGGGATTTCCGGGTTCTTTGTCGATCAGGGCTACATCAACGGCGATGAACTGAAGAGCCGCGCCGATTTTTACCGCCAGCAACCGGATGCGCCGCTGCCCGACAAGCCCAGCGCGCCAATTCGCGAACAGATCGTGCGCTACCTGCTGGAAGGCGATTCAGGCCTGCGCCCCTACGCCGGCACCGCGCTGTTTGCAGAAGGTGACAGCGTGACGGTCGCAGACCCCGTTGCGGTCGATCACACCCGCCTGCCCGGTTATTTGCGTTGCAAGTCGGGAAAGATCGTCGAGGTCTATCCGGGGGCCTACGCCTACTTCGTCAACACCGGTCCGGACGGGATTGGCGAGCCGATGCCCGTCTACCGCGTGGCCTTCGACGCGGCTGACATCTGGGGCGAGGAAAAGAGCGAACCCAACACCATGATCTACGCGGACCTGTTCGAGGCCTATCTGGTACCGCCGAAGTGA
- a CDS encoding nitrile hydratase accessory protein, producing the protein MFTRFEEFAANSMLGHKDSPPRSQGRLHFTQDWQRSLYGLALALSKAGHFEWEAFRQNLIGSISTWEQLPCDNQPPWDYYERYLEALIKVLQAHSLLDTDELQARLIALKTDTTDSRNIA; encoded by the coding sequence ATGTTTACGCGATTCGAAGAATTCGCTGCCAACAGCATGCTCGGCCACAAGGACTCGCCGCCGCGCTCGCAAGGCCGTTTGCACTTCACCCAGGACTGGCAGCGCAGCCTTTACGGGCTGGCGCTTGCGCTGTCCAAGGCGGGTCATTTCGAGTGGGAAGCCTTTCGCCAGAACCTGATCGGCTCGATCTCGACCTGGGAGCAGCTGCCCTGCGACAACCAGCCGCCGTGGGATTACTACGAACGCTATCTGGAGGCGCTGATCAAGGTGTTGCAAGCGCATTCGCTGCTGGACACCGATGAACTGCAAGCGCGCCTGATCGCGCTGAAAACCGACACCACTGACTCGAGGAACATCGCATGA